From Pseudomonas sp. StFLB209, a single genomic window includes:
- a CDS encoding DUF2528 family protein encodes MNDAPNDSSTKATTPAIRRYQVLESFKDYEVTLEVDHSILTQERATQINSFWTSDDDRLDEENGDVVRTVIRLAGLTLIKLMLELGDVDFSDKEVARGNIWSTELRRLEGWGGELEGSPYGWCGIRAVSASVSSCSFYELEVREVS; translated from the coding sequence ATGAACGACGCACCGAACGACAGCAGCACCAAGGCTACCACACCAGCTATCCGCCGTTATCAAGTGCTCGAAAGCTTCAAGGATTACGAGGTTACCCTTGAGGTAGATCACTCGATCCTGACCCAGGAGCGGGCCACGCAGATCAATAGCTTTTGGACCAGCGACGACGATCGGCTCGATGAGGAAAACGGCGATGTGGTTCGCACAGTCATCCGGCTGGCTGGGCTGACGCTCATCAAACTGATGCTTGAATTGGGTGACGTCGACTTTTCGGATAAAGAGGTCGCGCGCGGGAACATCTGGAGTACGGAGCTGCGCCGCTTGGAGGGTTGGGGTGGAGAGCTTGAAGGCTCTCCCTATGGGTGGTGCGGCATACGGGCAGTATCAGCCAGCGTAAGCAGCTGCTCGTTCTACGAACTTGAAGTGAGAGAAGTGTCATGA
- a CDS encoding toprim domain-containing protein, which produces MEADIRVTVLDRLQDDYDLRVKQTGALYMRGGTCPSCHQKELYARHDNPWQIRCGRPKCGLIEDVKDIYPNIFEDWSKRAPATEDNPTATARAYLEFVRGFDVGMIGAWFTQENYVCRENGEASATVRFEMPNGGYWERLIDRASRFGKMKARFKYQYSIAGQWWCPPDTDLHTVDELWIVEGVFDAIALVMNGIKAVSAMSCNNYPGEALKALAEQRKGDLPTLVWALDNDPVAHGYLMRWVKLARELGFTCRAALVPQRGKKKVDWNDLHLRWNFEDKGEARDKRRERDLAAARHEGKLLLAPSPREKALLMYTWDEANSEFALEFGHQTYWAKFDLSKLEKPDGDEEPDDHDEQLTSDREARRKALEKVCTIKLLVNCCLQPLYKQVNDITDEAWFYVNVSTASNEKGDRLTFTPKQLSSSGEFKTRITNAKVTWLGTQKHLDQIMMRQIENLSTVGTIDFLGYSKEHKAYIFNNIAIKDGTVFKANEDDYFELGKQSVKCLMRSVKMDLAIDGRKYSEAWLDKLWLVFRENGLLGLTYWFGSLYAEQIRAEYESFPFMEMSGEPDSGKTTLIKFLWKLFGRLYEGFDPAKGSASGRSRAMGQVANLPLVLLEADRNTDADNAKSFEWDEFKDYYGGGLLRTRGVKNNSNDTYEPPFRASIVIAQNAIVTGHEAILSRIVRLPFLKPTITEESRAAADALVQTELESVNYFIVKAMKAEPQVMKKFAEAYPKYRAQLWASKKLSSDRVIRNHAQIMALLDCLQLVLPIPGHMVQECHKYIEKMASERQGAITTDPKEVVEFWQVYDYLENLSGEPLVNHSKKTGQIAINLNQFAEVAHEHRQKIPDLAVLRRLLKDGRTHPMIDASRRVESQIRALQKAKTPLAPIPPTVRCFVFKE; this is translated from the coding sequence ATGGAAGCGGATATCCGTGTAACAGTATTGGACCGACTGCAGGACGACTATGACCTCCGGGTCAAGCAAACCGGCGCCCTGTACATGCGTGGCGGCACCTGCCCAAGCTGCCACCAGAAGGAGCTGTATGCGCGCCATGACAACCCTTGGCAGATCCGCTGTGGCCGTCCTAAGTGCGGCTTGATCGAAGACGTCAAAGACATCTACCCCAACATTTTCGAGGACTGGAGCAAGCGAGCGCCTGCTACCGAGGACAATCCTACCGCGACAGCACGTGCCTACTTGGAGTTTGTCCGGGGCTTTGACGTCGGGATGATTGGCGCCTGGTTCACCCAGGAGAACTACGTCTGCCGTGAAAATGGCGAAGCGTCAGCGACCGTCCGGTTCGAAATGCCCAACGGCGGATACTGGGAGCGCTTGATCGACCGTGCTTCGCGCTTCGGAAAGATGAAAGCCCGGTTCAAATACCAGTACTCCATCGCAGGGCAGTGGTGGTGCCCGCCAGACACTGACCTGCACACGGTGGACGAGCTGTGGATTGTGGAAGGTGTATTCGACGCCATTGCTTTGGTCATGAACGGGATCAAGGCGGTATCGGCCATGTCCTGCAACAACTACCCCGGCGAAGCACTGAAAGCGCTGGCCGAGCAGCGAAAGGGCGACCTACCCACGCTGGTGTGGGCACTGGACAACGACCCTGTTGCCCATGGCTACCTGATGCGCTGGGTGAAGCTGGCCCGCGAACTGGGCTTCACCTGTCGTGCTGCGCTGGTCCCACAGCGCGGCAAGAAGAAGGTCGACTGGAACGACCTGCACCTGCGATGGAACTTCGAGGACAAGGGCGAGGCCCGCGACAAGCGCCGCGAGCGTGACCTGGCAGCCGCTCGGCACGAAGGCAAGCTGCTGCTGGCACCCAGCCCCAGGGAAAAAGCGCTGCTGATGTACACCTGGGATGAGGCCAATTCCGAGTTTGCCCTGGAGTTCGGCCACCAGACCTACTGGGCCAAGTTTGACCTGTCCAAGCTCGAAAAGCCGGACGGTGATGAGGAGCCCGATGATCACGACGAACAGTTGACGAGCGATCGAGAGGCCAGGCGCAAGGCCTTGGAGAAGGTGTGCACGATCAAGCTGCTGGTGAACTGTTGTCTCCAGCCTTTGTACAAGCAGGTCAACGATATCACCGATGAAGCGTGGTTCTACGTGAACGTGTCCACGGCCAGCAACGAGAAAGGCGACCGGCTCACGTTCACTCCCAAGCAGTTGTCGTCGAGCGGCGAGTTCAAGACCCGCATCACGAATGCCAAGGTCACCTGGCTCGGCACACAAAAGCACCTGGACCAAATCATGATGCGTCAGATCGAGAATTTGAGCACGGTGGGAACCATCGACTTCCTGGGCTACAGCAAAGAGCACAAGGCCTACATCTTCAACAACATCGCTATCAAGGACGGCACCGTTTTCAAGGCCAATGAGGACGACTACTTCGAACTGGGCAAGCAAAGCGTCAAGTGCCTGATGCGGTCGGTGAAAATGGATTTGGCCATCGATGGTCGCAAGTACAGCGAGGCCTGGCTGGACAAGCTGTGGCTAGTGTTCCGTGAAAATGGCTTGCTGGGTTTGACCTACTGGTTCGGGTCCCTGTACGCGGAACAAATCCGGGCGGAGTATGAAAGCTTCCCGTTCATGGAAATGTCCGGCGAACCTGACTCTGGCAAGACCACCCTCATCAAGTTTCTGTGGAAGCTGTTCGGTCGGCTCTACGAGGGCTTTGACCCTGCCAAGGGATCAGCATCGGGCCGTAGCCGTGCGATGGGTCAGGTGGCCAACCTGCCGTTGGTGCTCCTGGAGGCCGACCGCAACACTGATGCTGACAATGCCAAGTCGTTCGAATGGGACGAGTTCAAGGACTATTACGGTGGCGGCTTGCTGCGCACCCGTGGCGTGAAGAACAACTCCAACGACACCTACGAGCCCCCTTTCCGTGCCTCGATCGTTATCGCGCAGAACGCCATTGTCACCGGGCACGAAGCCATCCTGAGCCGGATCGTGCGACTGCCATTCCTCAAGCCGACCATCACTGAGGAAAGCCGGGCGGCAGCTGATGCTCTGGTTCAGACCGAGTTGGAGAGCGTGAACTACTTCATCGTGAAAGCGATGAAGGCCGAGCCCCAGGTAATGAAGAAGTTCGCCGAGGCGTACCCCAAGTACCGCGCACAGCTGTGGGCTTCCAAGAAGCTGTCGAGCGACCGGGTGATTCGCAACCACGCACAGATCATGGCGTTGCTGGACTGCCTGCAGCTGGTACTGCCTATCCCTGGGCATATGGTCCAGGAATGTCACAAGTACATCGAGAAGATGGCCAGCGAGCGCCAAGGGGCTATCACGACGGATCCGAAGGAAGTGGTCGAGTTCTGGCAGGTGTATGACTACCTGGAGAACTTGAGCGGTGAACCGTTGGTGAACCACAGCAAGAAGACCGGGCAGATCGCGATCAACCTCAACCAGTTCGCGGAAGTCGCGCACGAACACCGCCAGAAGATCCCCGACCTGGCCGTGCTGCGCCGTCTGCTCAAGGACGGTCGCACCCACCCAATGATCGATGCCAGCCGCCGTGTTGAAAGTCAGATCCGTGCGCTGCAGAAAGCTAAAACGCCGTTGGCACCAATTCCGCCGACCGTTCGCTGTTTCGTGTTCAAGGAATGA